In Halorussus limi, a genomic segment contains:
- a CDS encoding MATE family efflux transporter, whose protein sequence is MLDDAKRRAQSVALLFPAALARLGLLDREKGEEAFDLAVPVMVTGGMRTLLRVADFFMVGRASLGAEAVAALELGFQYFFIPFGLSLALTSGTISVVSRFEGADEHEKANFAIKQSLWLALLFAVPITAATWAYAEPMIDVLTDDPETIRLGAIYLKIIMLSVSFRFWSMIAARALAGVGDTRTPMYVRLLTLPTNILLNAVLIFGFGPFPKLGVAGAAWGTAIANVLAATLFTGALLSGRYSVRLPLGGKQWDWSIAGEIVRVGAPLAGTRLSRTLGRFPFLIVLTTLGTPVVAAYAIGRRVMLLALMPAWGYSTASSTLVGQSIGAGEDDEATEYGWQTLRIALVTQLLIGAALFAAARPLSVAFGTEHVDLTVTFVRVFGLGVAAFSVSRTMRGGLRGAGDTRWPFYGAFVGTYFFKLPVAFLAVAPGVVLFEVAGVQFAPGMGLGLLAVYVSILGDMYLRAGVNVFRFWSGEWKRVARESDVGAGTGAD, encoded by the coding sequence ATGTTGGACGACGCCAAGCGCCGAGCACAGAGCGTTGCCCTCCTCTTTCCGGCCGCGCTCGCCCGACTCGGTCTACTCGACCGGGAGAAGGGCGAGGAAGCGTTCGACCTCGCGGTGCCCGTGATGGTCACGGGCGGGATGCGGACCCTGCTCCGGGTCGCGGACTTCTTCATGGTCGGGCGGGCGTCGCTCGGCGCGGAGGCGGTCGCCGCGCTCGAACTCGGCTTCCAGTACTTCTTCATCCCCTTCGGTCTCTCGCTGGCGCTGACCAGCGGGACCATCAGCGTCGTCTCGCGGTTCGAGGGCGCGGACGAACACGAGAAGGCCAACTTCGCCATCAAGCAGTCGCTCTGGCTGGCGCTCCTGTTCGCGGTGCCCATCACCGCGGCGACGTGGGCCTACGCCGAACCGATGATAGACGTGTTGACCGACGACCCCGAGACCATCCGACTCGGCGCTATCTACCTCAAAATCATCATGCTCTCGGTCTCGTTCCGGTTCTGGAGCATGATAGCCGCCCGCGCGCTGGCCGGAGTCGGCGACACCCGGACGCCGATGTACGTCCGCCTGCTCACGCTCCCGACCAACATCCTCCTCAACGCGGTCCTCATCTTCGGGTTCGGACCGTTCCCCAAACTGGGCGTCGCGGGCGCGGCGTGGGGCACCGCCATCGCCAACGTCCTCGCGGCGACGCTGTTCACCGGTGCGCTCCTCTCCGGCCGGTACTCGGTCCGTCTCCCCCTCGGCGGCAAGCAGTGGGACTGGTCCATCGCCGGCGAAATCGTCCGGGTCGGCGCACCGCTCGCGGGCACTCGACTCTCGCGGACGCTCGGTCGGTTCCCCTTCCTCATCGTCCTCACGACGCTCGGCACGCCGGTCGTCGCGGCCTACGCCATCGGCAGGCGCGTGATGCTTCTCGCGCTGATGCCCGCGTGGGGGTACTCGACCGCCTCCTCGACGCTGGTCGGCCAGTCCATCGGTGCGGGCGAGGACGACGAGGCCACCGAGTACGGGTGGCAGACGCTCCGCATCGCGCTGGTCACGCAACTGCTCATCGGCGCGGCGCTGTTCGCGGCGGCCCGCCCTCTCTCGGTCGCGTTCGGCACCGAACACGTGGACCTGACCGTCACGTTCGTCCGCGTGTTCGGACTCGGCGTCGCGGCCTTCAGCGTCTCCAGAACCATGCGCGGCGGACTCCGCGGGGCAGGGGACACGCGCTGGCCCTTCTACGGCGCGTTCGTCGGCACCTACTTCTTCAAGCTCCCCGTCGCCTTCCTCGCGGTCGCGCCCGGCGTCGTCCTCTTCGAGGTCGCGGGCGTGCAGTTCGCGCCGGGGATGGGCTTGGGCCTGCTGGCGGTGTACGTCTCCATTCTCGGGGACATGTACCTCCGCGCGGGAGTCAACGTCTTCCGGTTCTGGTCCGGCGAGTGGAAGCGCGTCGCCCGCGAGTCCGACGTGGGTGCCGGGACCGGCGCGGATTAA
- a CDS encoding Zn-ribbon domain-containing protein: MPHQCTNCGRSFADGSKEMLSGCPDCGGNKFQFQPASAADGNAGDGAGARAATRATEPKKTPENARSSGRDAPETGGARGQSGGVRSEARPDAEDARGDTDDASSGAVNRAAATVRDWVRTRDDSEESAERGRSEGAVGGDRSGPARNERAGEAESSRTDSPATPNSPATPDAAPSAEDSAQASARSDVVNESELPDDPPESAAKAGPARAGADDDANVVSAPDDENPGLKELREELNSQFESIRIVNPGQYELNLMELYEREEYIISLQEDGKYVIEVPDAWDEVER; encoded by the coding sequence ATGCCTCACCAGTGTACCAACTGCGGTCGGTCGTTCGCGGACGGCTCGAAGGAGATGCTGTCGGGCTGTCCCGACTGCGGCGGGAACAAGTTCCAGTTCCAGCCCGCGAGCGCCGCAGATGGGAACGCTGGCGACGGCGCCGGAGCGAGAGCCGCTACTCGCGCCACCGAACCGAAGAAGACGCCGGAGAACGCCCGGTCGTCCGGTCGCGACGCACCCGAAACGGGGGGCGCTCGCGGTCAGAGCGGCGGCGTCCGGAGCGAGGCCCGACCCGACGCCGAGGACGCCCGAGGTGACACCGACGACGCCAGTTCGGGCGCGGTCAACCGCGCGGCCGCGACCGTGCGCGACTGGGTGCGCACGCGAGACGACTCGGAGGAGTCCGCCGAGCGCGGGCGCTCCGAGGGAGCGGTCGGCGGCGACCGCTCGGGTCCCGCTCGAAACGAACGGGCCGGCGAGGCGGAGTCGTCACGGACCGATTCGCCCGCGACTCCGAACTCGCCCGCGACTCCCGACGCCGCACCCAGCGCCGAGGACTCGGCGCAAGCGAGCGCCCGCTCGGACGTCGTCAACGAGTCGGAACTCCCCGACGACCCGCCGGAGAGCGCCGCGAAGGCCGGTCCCGCTCGGGCAGGCGCTGACGACGACGCGAACGTCGTCAGCGCGCCCGACGACGAGAACCCCGGCCTGAAGGAACTCCGGGAGGAACTCAACAGCCAGTTCGAGAGCATCCGAATCGTCAACCCGGGCCAGTACGAACTCAACCTGATGGAACTGTACGAGCGCGAGGAGTACATCATCTCCCTGCAGGAGGACGGCAAGTACGTCATCGAGGTTCCGGACGCGTGGGACGAGGTCGAGCGCTGA
- a CDS encoding DUF2073 domain-containing protein: protein MPEVTEDDPNDGVQIDLIGADRMAEMASMEKIRMILDGVRDGNIVILETGLSPDEESKLIEVTMTEISPDEFNGIEIETYPRSETADQSFLDRLMGKESTHKLTVIGPANQIETLHKDENLISALVSRK, encoded by the coding sequence ATGCCGGAAGTGACAGAGGACGACCCGAACGACGGCGTTCAGATCGACCTCATCGGCGCCGACCGGATGGCCGAGATGGCCTCGATGGAGAAGATTCGGATGATCCTCGACGGGGTCCGCGACGGCAACATCGTCATCCTCGAGACCGGCCTCTCGCCCGACGAAGAGAGCAAACTCATCGAGGTGACGATGACCGAGATCAGCCCCGACGAGTTCAACGGAATCGAAATCGAGACGTACCCCCGCTCGGAGACCGCCGACCAGAGCTTCCTCGACCGCCTGATGGGCAAGGAGTCGACTCACAAGCTCACGGTCATCGGCCCGGCGAACCAAATCGAGACGCTTCACAAAGACGAGAACCTCATCAGCGCGCTCGTCTCCCGCAAATAA
- a CDS encoding Era-like GTP-binding protein: protein MGLFTDLKDSISRVTDKLFSAQEPKRIGIYGPPNAGKTTLANRIARDWTGDAVGPESHIPHETRRARRKENVEIERDGKTVSIDIVDTPGVTTKVDYEEFLDHDMEKEDAVRRSREATEGVAEAMHWLREDVDGVIYVLDSTTDPFTQVNTMLIGIIESQDLPVLILANKTDLEDSSVQRIRNAFPQHETIPLSALEGDNMDEVYGKIAEYFG from the coding sequence ATGGGATTGTTTACGGACCTGAAAGACAGCATTTCCCGCGTTACGGATAAGCTCTTCTCGGCGCAGGAGCCGAAGCGTATCGGTATCTACGGCCCGCCGAACGCCGGAAAAACGACCCTCGCGAATCGTATCGCCCGTGATTGGACCGGTGACGCAGTCGGTCCCGAGAGCCACATTCCACACGAGACTCGACGCGCACGCCGCAAGGAGAACGTCGAAATCGAGCGCGACGGCAAGACGGTGTCCATCGACATCGTCGACACGCCGGGCGTGACGACCAAGGTGGACTACGAGGAGTTTCTCGATCACGACATGGAGAAAGAGGACGCCGTGCGGCGCTCCCGCGAGGCCACCGAAGGCGTCGCGGAGGCGATGCACTGGCTCCGCGAGGACGTTGACGGGGTCATCTACGTGTTGGACAGCACGACCGACCCCTTCACGCAGGTCAACACGATGCTCATCGGCATCATCGAGAGTCAGGACCTTCCGGTCCTCATCCTCGCCAACAAGACCGACCTCGAAGATTCGAGCGTCCAGCGCATCCGCAACGCGTTCCCCCAGCACGAGACGATTCCGCTCTCGGCGCTCGAAGGTGACAACATGGACGAAGTGTACGGGAAGATCGCGGAGTACTTCGGGTGA
- a CDS encoding Cdc6/Cdc18 family protein: MSDENSQPTDDAVDVSPDRSFDNVDLDDVVFDDEDDEQGLFDDLLSGEPIFENKEVLRPSYTPHELPHRKDQINNMATILVAALRGETPSNILIYGKTGTGKTASAKFVSKELESTSQKYDVPCNVEYINCEVTDTQYRVLAQLANKFIENNQEFVSDRVAELDALREEATADPARLDDTEFDSPEAVDARIEELEDDREEMESVPMTGWPTDRVYNTFFEAVDYEERVVVIMLDEIDKLVEKSGDDTLYNLSRMNSELENSRVSIIGISNDLKFTDFLDPRVKSSLGEEEIVFPPYDANQLRDILQHRAEVAFKADALSDDVIPLCAAFAAQEHGDARRALDLLRTAGELAERDQAEGVNEKHVRKAQEKIELDRVVEVVRTLPTQSKLVLFSIISLEKNGVHNVNTGEVYNIYKRLCEEIDADVLTQRRVTDLISELDMLGIVNAVVVSKGRYGRTKEISLSVPIDETEAVLMSDSRLGDIESVQPFVQARFDN; the protein is encoded by the coding sequence ATGTCAGACGAAAACAGCCAACCGACGGACGACGCGGTCGACGTCAGCCCCGACCGTAGCTTCGACAACGTCGATTTAGACGACGTGGTCTTCGACGACGAGGACGACGAACAGGGGCTCTTCGACGACCTGTTGTCCGGCGAACCGATATTCGAGAACAAGGAGGTCCTCCGGCCGTCGTACACGCCGCACGAACTTCCCCACCGGAAGGACCAAATCAACAACATGGCGACGATTCTCGTCGCCGCGCTCCGTGGGGAGACGCCCTCGAACATCCTGATATACGGCAAAACCGGGACTGGCAAGACGGCCAGCGCGAAGTTCGTCAGCAAGGAACTGGAGAGCACCTCCCAGAAGTACGACGTTCCGTGCAACGTCGAGTACATCAACTGCGAGGTGACCGACACCCAGTACCGCGTCCTCGCGCAACTCGCCAACAAGTTCATCGAGAACAATCAGGAGTTCGTCTCCGACCGCGTCGCCGAACTCGACGCGCTCCGCGAGGAGGCGACCGCCGACCCCGCGCGACTCGACGACACCGAGTTCGACTCGCCCGAGGCCGTGGACGCGCGCATCGAGGAACTGGAGGACGACCGCGAGGAGATGGAGTCGGTACCCATGACCGGATGGCCGACCGACCGCGTGTACAACACGTTCTTCGAGGCCGTGGACTACGAGGAACGAGTGGTCGTCATCATGCTGGACGAGATCGACAAACTGGTCGAGAAGTCGGGCGACGACACGCTCTACAACCTCTCGCGGATGAACTCCGAACTCGAAAACTCGCGGGTCTCCATCATCGGCATCTCCAACGACCTCAAGTTCACCGACTTCCTCGACCCCCGCGTCAAGTCCTCGCTCGGCGAGGAGGAAATCGTCTTCCCGCCGTACGACGCCAACCAGCTCCGAGACATCCTCCAGCACCGCGCGGAGGTCGCGTTCAAGGCCGACGCGCTGAGCGACGACGTGATTCCGCTCTGCGCCGCGTTCGCCGCACAGGAACACGGCGACGCCCGGCGCGCGCTCGACCTCCTCCGGACCGCGGGCGAACTCGCCGAACGCGACCAGGCCGAGGGCGTCAACGAGAAGCACGTCCGGAAGGCCCAGGAGAAGATAGAACTCGACCGCGTGGTCGAAGTCGTCCGCACCCTGCCCACGCAGTCGAAACTCGTCCTCTTCTCCATCATCTCGCTGGAGAAGAACGGCGTCCACAACGTCAACACCGGCGAGGTGTACAACATCTACAAGCGCCTCTGCGAGGAAATCGACGCCGACGTGCTGACCCAGCGCCGGGTCACCGACCTCATCAGCGAACTCGACATGCTCGGCATCGTCAACGCGGTGGTCGTCAGCAAGGGTCGGTACGGGCGCACCAAGGAGATCAGCCTCTCGGTACCCATCGACGAGACCGAGGCGGTGCTGATGTCCGACTCCCGACTCGGCGACATAGAGAGCGTCCAACCGTTCGTGCAGGCGCGGTTCGACAACTGA
- a CDS encoding S26 family signal peptidase — translation MSSSRDDHSSGEDGQADGPPTSSGERSDDAAADRADRSRVEREARSDGGEREKGTGPLALVRRFRASDNEVVVFVREVLSSAGIVLAIGLLLFAVSGVWPPMVAIESGSMQPNMEKGDLVFIMEEGRLAPAAAHQGTGVVTYQAGKEAGYKKFNRYGDVVVYQPYGSSQETPIIHRARFWVEDGENWYDEAKKKYLPEGVDNCRELSNCPASHAGFITKGDHNGFYDQSRGISNVVKPDWIRGTAEVRIPYLGYVRLKFSGKV, via the coding sequence ATGAGTTCTTCCCGAGACGACCACTCTTCCGGCGAGGACGGGCAGGCCGACGGTCCGCCCACCTCGTCCGGCGAGCGGTCCGACGACGCGGCCGCGGACAGGGCCGACCGCTCGCGCGTCGAGCGCGAGGCCCGGTCCGACGGCGGCGAGCGCGAGAAGGGCACCGGTCCGCTCGCGCTCGTCCGCCGGTTCCGCGCCAGCGACAACGAAGTCGTCGTGTTCGTCCGCGAGGTGTTGAGTAGCGCCGGAATCGTGCTGGCCATCGGTCTCCTACTGTTCGCCGTGAGCGGCGTCTGGCCGCCGATGGTGGCCATCGAGAGCGGGAGCATGCAGCCGAACATGGAGAAGGGCGACCTCGTGTTCATCATGGAGGAGGGTCGACTCGCGCCCGCGGCCGCACACCAAGGAACCGGAGTCGTCACGTATCAGGCCGGGAAGGAAGCCGGATACAAGAAGTTCAACCGCTACGGAGACGTGGTAGTGTATCAACCGTACGGGAGTTCGCAGGAGACGCCGATAATCCACCGCGCCAGATTCTGGGTCGAAGACGGAGAGAACTGGTACGACGAAGCGAAAAAGAAGTACCTTCCGGAGGGCGTCGACAACTGTCGCGAACTGTCGAACTGTCCGGCGTCCCACGCGGGGTTCATCACGAAGGGTGACCACAACGGGTTCTACGACCAGTCTCGCGGAATATCGAACGTCGTCAAGCCCGACTGGATTCGCGGTACCGCCGAGGTCCGAATCCCGTACCTCGGATACGTGAGGCTGAAGTTCTCCGGAAAAGTCTAG
- a CDS encoding DNA-directed DNA polymerase II small subunit, with protein MPLETPARIVSELTSRGYNADREAVTLLAGADDPDAALDAAVERASDDVLKLSSDHVEAVLAEFERADDTPTSSGNESGNESVTETGSPEETKGVPRSEENGRNRDTDGDVGESVTDVSRPDESVRDPDFDARSLEIDGDVTGESTGTGEYEDFVSVFRDRFKRLSKQLRSRVNARPTSAVRKMPGGGDTAIVGMVSDIRSTASGHWLIELEDTSGTYPCLVMKDREFADAVDELLHDEVIAVEGTLSDDNDDGDGILFVDSLYFPDVPRTYKPSTADRHVQAALISDVHVGSQEFMADAWSRFADWLHTEEAEHVEYLLVAGDMVEGVGVYPNQDEELDIVDIYDQYEQFSEYLKEVPGDLEILMIPGNHDAVRLAEPQPGFDEELRDIMSVHDARISGNPSTVTVEGVDILMYHGVSLDEVIAELPDEKASYDDPHKAMYQLLKKRHVAPQFGGKTRLAPEEKDYLVMDSVPDVFHTGHVHKLGWGKYHNVLAVNSGCWQEQTAFQKSVNIDPDAGFAPILDLDTLDMTVRQFS; from the coding sequence GTGCCGCTGGAGACGCCCGCTCGTATCGTCAGCGAACTCACCAGTCGCGGCTACAACGCCGACCGCGAGGCGGTGACGCTCCTCGCGGGGGCCGACGACCCCGACGCCGCGCTGGACGCCGCCGTCGAACGCGCGTCCGACGACGTGTTGAAGCTCTCGTCCGACCACGTCGAGGCGGTTCTCGCGGAGTTCGAGCGGGCCGACGATACCCCCACTTCGAGTGGAAACGAAAGCGGAAACGAATCGGTGACGGAGACTGGCTCTCCAGAAGAAACGAAGGGGGTTCCCCGAAGCGAGGAAAACGGTCGAAATCGCGACACCGACGGCGACGTCGGCGAGAGCGTCACCGACGTTTCTCGGCCCGACGAGTCGGTCCGGGACCCCGACTTCGACGCGCGGTCGCTCGAAATTGACGGCGACGTGACCGGCGAGAGCACTGGCACGGGCGAGTACGAGGACTTCGTGTCGGTGTTCCGCGACCGGTTCAAGCGCCTCTCGAAGCAACTCCGGTCGCGGGTGAACGCGCGGCCAACTTCCGCGGTCCGGAAGATGCCCGGCGGCGGCGACACCGCCATCGTCGGCATGGTAAGTGACATCCGCTCGACCGCCAGCGGGCACTGGCTCATCGAGTTGGAGGACACGAGTGGGACCTACCCCTGTCTCGTCATGAAGGACCGGGAGTTCGCCGACGCGGTGGACGAACTCCTCCACGACGAAGTTATCGCGGTCGAGGGGACGCTCTCGGACGACAACGACGACGGGGACGGTATCCTGTTCGTGGACTCGCTGTACTTCCCGGACGTGCCTCGGACCTACAAGCCCTCGACCGCCGACCGCCACGTGCAGGCCGCGCTCATCAGCGACGTACACGTCGGCAGCCAAGAGTTCATGGCCGACGCGTGGTCGCGCTTCGCCGACTGGCTTCACACCGAGGAGGCCGAACACGTAGAGTACCTGCTCGTCGCGGGCGACATGGTGGAGGGCGTCGGCGTCTACCCGAATCAGGACGAGGAACTCGACATCGTCGACATCTACGACCAGTACGAGCAGTTCTCGGAGTATCTCAAGGAAGTTCCCGGCGACCTCGAAATCCTGATGATTCCGGGTAACCACGACGCGGTCCGCCTCGCCGAACCCCAACCCGGATTCGACGAGGAGTTGCGCGACATCATGTCGGTCCACGACGCCCGCATCTCGGGCAATCCCTCGACGGTCACGGTCGAGGGCGTGGACATCCTGATGTACCACGGCGTCTCGCTGGACGAGGTCATCGCGGAACTCCCCGACGAGAAAGCGAGTTACGACGACCCCCACAAGGCGATGTACCAACTCCTGAAGAAGCGCCACGTCGCGCCCCAGTTCGGCGGGAAGACCCGACTCGCGCCCGAGGAGAAGGACTACCTCGTGATGGACTCGGTGCCGGACGTGTTCCACACCGGCCACGTCCACAAACTCGGGTGGGGGAAGTACCACAACGTCCTCGCGGTCAACTCCGGGTGCTGGCAGGAACAGACCGCGTTCCAGAAGTCGGTCAACATCGACCCGGACGCCGGGTTCGCGCCCATCCTCGACCTCGACACGCTCGACATGACCGTCAGGCAGTTCAGTTAA
- a CDS encoding ATPase domain-containing protein, whose translation MDSSGDSELCDFCRLPIPDDPITMGRDSTVYEFCTEACRDAMVESDRAFTEYHGFRRIRTGVSGLDSFLPQGFPRNSFVLLANDEGARDDALRAELVWRALERDEPAAVVTFTEPPISVVEGFLSLDWNVLPYLESGQLHIVDCFTYRMDDRDRERMFERMDEWNRHIYDITKSVTQTVRDPSDVSELHNKLDNCLEALSMSDCGVVVVDSLTEFGTLVQPVQAYNFVKDIRADVCKGRFVPIFAGATLTAEEGDFPHDLGYAVDGIVDMQVNGNIVEDTLIKRIRIRKMNGVLAIPEWVAYEFTAGKGLVTFDPIAEMSDTYEGGERESDEDGESDESARREASSENADSGEDGDREESHVQTDQ comes from the coding sequence ATGGATAGCTCGGGCGACTCCGAACTCTGTGACTTCTGTCGTCTCCCGATTCCGGACGACCCGATTACGATGGGACGGGACTCGACGGTCTACGAGTTCTGCACCGAGGCCTGCCGGGACGCGATGGTGGAGAGCGACCGCGCGTTCACCGAGTACCACGGCTTTCGGCGCATCCGAACCGGCGTCTCGGGGCTGGACTCGTTTCTCCCGCAGGGGTTTCCCCGCAACTCGTTCGTCCTGCTGGCCAACGACGAGGGCGCGCGCGACGACGCCCTCCGGGCCGAACTCGTCTGGCGGGCCTTGGAGCGCGACGAACCCGCGGCCGTCGTCACGTTCACGGAACCGCCCATCTCGGTCGTCGAGGGGTTCCTCTCGCTCGATTGGAACGTCCTGCCGTACCTCGAATCCGGTCAACTTCACATCGTGGACTGCTTCACGTATCGGATGGACGACCGGGACCGCGAGCGCATGTTCGAGCGCATGGACGAGTGGAACCGCCACATCTACGACATCACGAAGTCGGTGACCCAGACCGTCCGGGACCCCAGCGACGTGAGCGAACTCCACAACAAACTCGACAACTGCCTCGAAGCGCTGTCGATGAGCGACTGCGGCGTCGTCGTAGTCGATTCACTGACCGAGTTCGGCACGCTCGTCCAACCGGTGCAGGCGTACAACTTCGTCAAGGACATCCGGGCCGACGTCTGCAAGGGTCGGTTCGTCCCCATCTTCGCGGGCGCGACGCTCACGGCCGAGGAGGGTGATTTCCCCCACGACCTCGGTTACGCGGTGGACGGCATCGTGGATATGCAGGTGAACGGCAACATCGTCGAGGACACGCTCATCAAGCGCATCCGCATCCGGAAGATGAACGGCGTGCTGGCGATTCCCGAATGGGTCGCCTACGAGTTCACCGCGGGGAAGGGACTGGTCACGTTCGACCCGATAGCCGAGATGAGCGACACCTACGAAGGCGGCGAGCGCGAGAGCGACGAGGACGGCGAGAGTGACGAGAGCGCCCGGCGCGAGGCCAGCAGCGAGAACGCCGACAGCGGCGAGGACGGGGACCGCGAGGAATCTCACGTCCAGACCGACCAGTGA
- a CDS encoding aspartate kinase has translation MRVVAKFGGTSLGSGDRINRAADSVADAVAQGHEIAVVASAMGNTTDELLDEIAFETEEADRAEIVSMGERTSVRMLKAALAARGVEAVFVEPGSERWPVFTDENGELDAERTKEAAAKLAAELDGVVPVVTGFLAEDPEGNVTTLGRGGSDTTAVMLGNYMDADEVVIVTDVEGVMTGDPHVVEGARNVGEISVDELRNLSFRGAEVVAPSALSYKNENLSVRVVHYQHGDLLAGGTDIIGEFESLIDMREEPLACLTVAGRAIRNRPGILQDLSTALGDSDINVDAVASGMDSVTFYVDETVAERAENILHREVIDEESLSSVTVDDDVAVVRVMGGELPNQPGVIRNLVVPIADAHINIHDLITSATSVAVFVDWSDREETLDIIQAEFNN, from the coding sequence ATGCGAGTAGTAGCGAAGTTCGGCGGGACGAGTCTCGGAAGCGGCGACCGAATCAACCGCGCGGCCGACTCGGTCGCCGACGCCGTGGCGCAGGGCCACGAAATCGCGGTGGTCGCCAGCGCGATGGGCAACACGACCGACGAACTCCTAGACGAGATAGCGTTCGAGACCGAGGAGGCCGACCGGGCCGAAATCGTCAGCATGGGCGAGCGAACCAGCGTCCGCATGCTGAAGGCCGCCCTCGCGGCCCGCGGGGTCGAAGCCGTCTTCGTGGAACCCGGCAGCGAGCGGTGGCCGGTCTTCACCGACGAGAACGGCGAACTCGACGCCGAGCGAACCAAGGAGGCCGCCGCGAAACTCGCCGCGGAACTCGACGGCGTGGTCCCGGTCGTCACCGGGTTCCTCGCGGAGGACCCCGAGGGCAACGTGACGACGCTCGGTCGAGGCGGTTCGGACACCACCGCCGTCATGCTCGGCAACTACATGGACGCCGACGAAGTCGTCATCGTGACCGACGTGGAAGGCGTCATGACCGGCGACCCTCACGTGGTGGAGGGCGCGCGGAACGTCGGCGAAATATCGGTGGACGAACTCCGGAACCTCTCGTTCCGCGGAGCCGAGGTCGTCGCGCCCAGCGCGCTCTCGTACAAGAACGAGAACCTGAGCGTCCGCGTCGTCCACTACCAGCACGGCGACCTGCTGGCCGGTGGTACCGACATCATCGGCGAGTTCGAGAGCCTCATCGACATGCGCGAGGAACCGCTGGCCTGTCTCACGGTCGCGGGCCGGGCCATCCGGAACCGGCCGGGCATCCTACAGGACCTCTCGACAGCGCTCGGCGACAGCGACATCAACGTCGACGCGGTCGCCAGCGGGATGGACTCGGTGACGTTCTACGTGGACGAGACGGTCGCCGAACGCGCCGAGAACATCCTCCACCGCGAGGTCATCGACGAGGAGTCGCTGTCGAGCGTCACGGTCGACGACGACGTGGCGGTCGTCCGCGTGATGGGCGGCGAACTCCCGAACCAACCGGGCGTCATCCGGAACCTCGTCGTCCCTATCGCGGACGCCCACATCAACATCCACGACCTCATCACCAGTGCGACCAGCGTCGCCGTCTTCGTGGACTGGTCGGACCGCGAGGAGACGCTGGACATCATTCAGGCGGAGTTCAACAACTGA